The Cucumis melo cultivar AY chromosome 9, USDA_Cmelo_AY_1.0, whole genome shotgun sequence genome includes the window CGTGTTTTTAACCATTCTACCTTAAAATGAAAATAGTAAACATCATAacgaaaaatagaaaaaatgatGATCGTAAAATAATAAAGATCCTAGCAGTTTTTGAAATAGTGtaattaaagaataaaaaataatatttgttgtagtaagagatatttttttattgttcgGATAACTCTTGACACAAACACCCTCACAAGGATTAAAGTTAAACAAGCTATTAATTTGCTCCCACATTTTTACTAGTCGAGTAAGTATTTGAGATTCATAACGAGTGTGAGAAGATATATTgtaacttcaaaatttaaattcagcTTCAAGGAAGTTATTAATTTCATCTTATTAGACTCAACTCATCTTGTCGCATGGATAAGAAATAGTAAAGAGGATTCAAACTGGCTATTCTTAATAATTGCAAACTACTACCTGATATGAACATGAGATATCACCTGCATAATTTCTCACAGGGTGCAGGGAATGTGTACATAATGCAAGTAATACATTCACCATGGATGATACTCTTGGCCGTGCACGAGTAAAGGTTCAATATGGAGACAACGATCAAAAAATTCAGGTAAATGAGAGAAAAGGAGAGTAAATCAGTAGAGATAAAACTCAAAAGAACACCAAACAACGCTGTTTTTGTTTCATTCTTATAGGTTTCAGTAGAATCATGTCCTGTGAATTGCATATATTGGGTAGAAAAGGAGGAACTGGAAGTGTTAGAGTATTTGATGCAGCCACTGCCCAAGAAAGGATATGGGGTGTTTGGAGGTGGCTGGGAAATTCCAGCCAATGTGTTTATGGCGGCCAAGGCCTTCACCAAGCAGCTGAAACGGCAAGAACAGGACAAAAAATATGGTGAGTTTTCCTTTGGGTTCATTGTGTTTTCAACCAAGTATTTGATATAATTAAAGGGTAGATTCAAATTTATTATTGGTAGTTTATAGAAATGAATTTAGAATTTAGTAACTATGTTTAATAAACCTCTAAAAATAGTTCATATGGTCTGATAATTGTCTCATAAATAGCTCTACTCAGCAGGAGAGTTTTATTAAATTGTAAAGACTAAATTCAAATTATAAGTTATAAGaaccaaatttatattttaaccGATAATTAGGACTCAGCTCGAAAACTATTTTGTTTCTTGTCTTTGTTTTTTAAAGTCCAAGTTTCTAAACATTATTTTCACCTTCGATTTCTTTATTTGATATATACTTTTCATTAATGGttaaaaaatctaaaatcaaattttgaaaaactaaaaaaaaaagtagcaatacaaaacttgtttttgtctTTAAGCTTTGCTAAGAATTTAACCATAATACTCTCAAAAAATATGTAAAtcaaaataagaaatgaaaagaaacaaagcttaaattttaaaaacaaaaaacaaaatagttacaAAACAAGGACTAAGCTTTGCACGGTTCTAATTGATATCAAAATGTCATTTCTTCAACTAAAATTAATCTCTAATTGTTGTGTCAAATTAAGTTAATAGTTATAATACCCTATCATTGATTGTTGTTTAATTATACATACATACAGGAGCGGAAACTGTGGAAGAAACTCCAGCTCAAGCTGAGGCTCGAGCTAATGCCACCATGAAAATACAAAGGGAGAAGTTTTATGGAGTTTGGAATTGGGTAAAGCAAGTTTTTAGTGATAGGTAGGTTCATGAAAAAGCTCTGATATTCTATCACTAATCTCAAACTGTTCTCAAAATCATTTTTGGTTACTAATATTATTGTGCATATTGTTGTCGACTGTAGTCATGTGTGAagatataatatacaaaaacaACCAAAAAGGTTAAATTTTACAAAGTATTGATACGAAACAAGATAAATAGACTCTCAAGCCTTCAACTGCCAAGCCATCGATACCATTTTTATGGGCCCTTCAAATGAAAGTCGTCGAAAAACCGAGCGATTTCATCCCAAGTCTCTACTTACATACACTAGTTAAATCGACATTTGCCCGTGCCAGCACAAACTTCACATTCGTCTGCCACTCCAGCAGCATGGCTTAAGCAGTGATTTATTCTATCGTTCACAACATCCTGCAACAGAACCACCTCATAGTTTAATACTAAAAGATAGtccttttcttttatcatttatgacattCATTCTTCCATCTGGGAATTGACAATGTCAATATCGATATATAGAGATTTCAATTTTACGGACACATCGAAAAAACGGACATATCGACAGATATTTATGGAAGTCAcgaaatttataaaatttatttagattAACAATTAAATTGTTTTTCCTTGGGgaaattgttattaatattCCTATTCGTATTAAAAATATAGGTTAGGAATACCTACCACAAGTTTTTCGTGAAGACCGAGAGGAGCGGTGATTATATACGATATTCCTGGGTGATCCTTTGCTGCTTCAGCAGTTAAGGAAGGAATATCCTGCAAAGTTTCACTCATTGCTATCATCAATCCACCAGTTCATTTCATCAAATCAAGTGTCCTACAGTGAGTTACATACCTGTTGCCAATGTCGACCAGGGAAAAGAAAGAACGGGCTGACGATGATACGTTTGGCCCCTTGTTCAACACATGATGTGAATGAGTCTCTTATCGATGGTTCGGCCAGCTCCTATGTTGTTTCAGAAAAATGTAATGAGACCATTAAGTACATTGGAAATGGCTGTGACTATTACTCTATCATGTGTTGAATGCAACAAAAGGAGACAGACAGGAATAAAGACAGAGAAACTACTGACAGTACGATGACATAGAATTGTTCCAAATCAGTATTCATTTTGAATGGTATCAGTATTTATTTTGCTTTTCTATTCATTGGGTCTTATGTTAATTTGAAGTCTAGAGATGCTGTACTTCAGAGTGTAGAAAAAAGATCCACAAAACTGTACATTTTTTCGAAAATCAAAATATCCAATCGTGATGTTGAGTTTACTTCATCATGGTTTGCTTTCAGTCTTAATTGATCGATCAAATGTTAATAATTTAACACAtagttcaattggtctacaCATATACCAAAAAGAAGTGGTTAGCACCACCATTGTTGAACCAAACAAAAGGTTTAAAATGTTAGTTTGGTCCTTACAGTTGGTCgttatattttcaaaatgttCATTTCGATCCCAATACTTTCAAAATATCACTTATGGGACCAAAATATACATTTACTTACATGAACTAAAATGAACTAAATCTATAATTACAGGGACCAAAATACTTTTAACTAAATGTTTGGAGAGCTAGAATGCAATAAGAATTGAGAAGCATTGAGATGCGAAATAGAATCATCAAGCACGGAAATCGTAGAAAAGAGGGTTAGATTAAAAACTGCAGAAAGAAACTCATGAGTTTGGGATTACAAATCGGGCAGAAAGGCTAAATCCAAACACGGGTTTTGGACCCATTAAATTACACACTCATTTCATTACAACCCAAGCAGCCCTAACTAAAATGTAACATTGATTTCCAAAAACCAACTACAAAAGCAAATAATGTTGCTTCATGAATGAAAGTAGTAGCTTTGTGCACAAGAAACAGTTGAAAAGAACATACCATGTGAGCAGGCTCCACAATGGGATAACCAGTTTTATCCCTAAACATAGCAACAAACTCATCTGAAAATTTCCAAAAAAGTTCATCACCCCAAGAGAATTATCCAACGAATAACTTCAAAACTTCACCCACCCAAAATTCCAAATTCTAAAACCCTAACTTACTCAGCATGCGATTAGATTCCCGGCGACGGGAGCCGTGGTCGACGATAATCACAGCATCTCCGGCACCAATCCGATTAGAGCTTCCATTATCAATACTCATGCGGACCCGCGAGGTGAAATTTCTGAATTTGGAGAGGCGTCCGATAGGAATTGGAGATCTCTGAGACGCGCAGATTGTGTATGGGCTTCTAGTTTCCACTGGTGAAGGACTTCAATGGGAAAATGGACGGCCATTAGAGaggaaaaaaatcaagaaaaaattgaaaagaaaatgagGGTTTAGGAGATTTTGAAACCTCTTCGGTGAAATTTGAGGAGTGACGGATAACGAAGACATGGGTTCTGATCCTTCGCCAAGGGAAGAGGGAGCACTTGAACCTGATAATCAAAAACGACGTCGTTGGTAAATTCAATTGCATTGGCCTAAAATGAAAGTGGTGGGTTTTACTAAATTGTTCCTTTTTATTGGAAAATTGTAAAAGTGATCTTGACTTTTATAAATCAATCCAATAACCAATTTCAAAGGGTAAGTATCAGAGTTGGTTTCTTCACTAAACCGCCGCTGAATTGATTATGATCGATTTAGTAAACATTTAAATGACTCCAATCATAAAATAGTTCAAATGGATCGATTtaaacttttcaatttttttttaaatgttgttgGTTTGAACTTTTCCATAATCAAAACGGTCCAAATCTTTCTTTATCTCCACATATCGTCCTCGTTTTGATTGATTTTGGTCAATTGATTTTTTGATCTATTATAATGATTTCTACATCGATCAAACACAAGAGAAagatgaattttttatattttggctttttactttttaaaatattacataagagttataaaatatttaaacccAAACTTAAGAAGGGTAAGATTTGGTTATGTAGGTAGATATTTTAGTTGATTTAGctatattaattataaaaaagaaaatctaaaagCTTGACCAATtaaaatattcatattccatgaaaaaaaattcaaattttgttattCTCCCATTTCTACCAATGCTTTTTTTCCTTCCTCCATTTAAAATGGTTTTAtcatatatgaaataaaaatgtaataaaCTCAAAATCCctcaacaaaaaaaagaaaaaaagaaaaagaacatcATTATAAGTTTTGACATAGAAATATAAACTTCCAAAGATACCAACACAATGAGTAGTTGGGGTTTGCTTGGATTTTAAAATACTACTAAACTAAccctttaattattttataaaattgcacatgaaaatattattttctaatttaaaaagaGTGTCTTTCAAGGATTCATAACCAAACTTTTTGGTTCCCCATTTCCAACCTCATTCCCATTCACATGACATGTCCCACTTGTTTTTGGCTTTCCATCCCTTTCTTTACATTTCCAGTCTTCTCTTTCATTACCCATTAATTAAATTCTCATCTAATCCAACTCATTTGTTTagtatatatatcaaataattttaaatacaCTCATCAACCCAAAGTTTTAACGAATATAAAATAAtgcaaaaaaaatttatagataTAGTAAAATTTGGAAGTTTGATTAGTGATAGAGATCGATCGATTGAAGACCATCG containing:
- the LOC103498093 gene encoding sirohydrochlorin ferrochelatase, chloroplastic — protein: MSSLSVTPQISPKSPSPVETRSPYTICASQRSPIPIGRLSKFRNFTSRVRMSIDNGSSNRIGAGDAVIIVDHGSRRRESNRMLNEFVAMFRDKTGYPIVEPAHMELAEPSIRDSFTSCVEQGAKRIIVSPFFLFPGRHWQQDIPSLTAEAAKDHPGISYIITAPLGLHEKLVDVVNDRINHCLSHAAGVADECEVCAGTGKCRFN
- the LOC103498094 gene encoding chaperone protein dnaJ C76, chloroplastic-like isoform X3; this encodes MNYYELLGVSADSNAQEIKAAYRMLQKKFHPDIAGQEGHEYTLRLNEAYRVLMREDRRKQYDTYSGGMRVRFGNFGTGLGYSSWNGPLRPQALFVDGNACIGCRECVHNASNTFTMDDTLGRARVKVQYGDNDQKIQVSVESCPVNCIYWVEKEELEVLEYLMQPLPKKGYGVFGGGWEIPANVFMAAKAFTKQLKRQEQDKKYGAETVEETPAQAEARANATMKIQREKFYGVWNWVKQVFSDRLGIPTTSFS